The window CTTGTCGTTGATGTCCCTGACTATTTTCTGCACGTAGTTGCGAGAGCCGCCCGTGACCGTGAACCACCGCGGCCTGTTGCTGATTTGCAGCAGGCCATGGTTGTGGCAAAACCGAATCATGGTGGCCACTGGGAAGGCCAGCATTTGATCCGTGGGGCAACTCCAAATACAACCCATCATGGGCAAGAAATACCAATTTTGGAAAGCCTTGCCAAACTGATGCTGCTTTAAAAATTCCGACAAAGGTTGGCGCAGTGCGGACTCGGTTTGCTGTTGTGCAATGTGCGTGCACAACTTGTTAAAGCGCAGCACATCCAACAACATTTTGTAAAACTCGGGGCGCGCCAAATTTCGGCGCTGTGCAAAGACCGTGTCTAAATTGCTGCCACTCCACTCCAAGGACTCGTTGCCCCAAGCCTTGGGTGCTTGCACTGAAAAAGACATGTCAGACAAGGACGTCTCGACACCCAACTCTGCAAACAGATTGATCAGGTTGGGATAGGTTCTTTCGTTGAATACCAAAAACCCGGTGTCGACGCCATGCGTGACCATGCCTGCGGCCGTAGGCAAACTGATGTCAACGGTATTGGCGTGTCCACCAAAGTAATCACCCGCTTCAAACAGCGTGACCTCGGCTTGTCCTTTTAAGCTGTGTGCAACGGCCAAGCCCGAGATGCCTGAGCCGACAACGGCAATTTTTTTGTACTTCAAGATGTCAGACTTTCGCAATCAATTTAGGAGGGCTTGCCCGCCAAGCTTTTCTCAAGCGCTTGCACCAGACTTCTGCTGTCGGGACTGGTCATGCTGTTGTAGCTGTCGATCAACTTGCCGTCGCGGCCAATCAGGTACTTGTAAAAGTTCCACTTAGGACGCTGTCCAGGAGCTTGGGCCAGTTGTTTGAAAAATGGCACCGCTGCTTCACCGGTTACCGCGGTTTTGGTGAACATTGGAAACTTCACGCCAAAAGTGTTTTCACAAAAGTCTGCAATTTCTTGGTTGGTGGCCTTCTCTTGCGCAAAATCATTGGAAGGAAAGCCCAGCACCACCAAACCTCGGTCTTTGTATTTGTCGTAAAGGGCTTCCAAGCCTTTGTATTGAGGCGTGAAGCCACAGTAGCTGGCGGTGTTGACCACCAAAATCACTTTGCCGCTGTATTGGCACAAGGACTGCGGCTTTT is drawn from Limnohabitans sp. 103DPR2 and contains these coding sequences:
- a CDS encoding NAD(P)/FAD-dependent oxidoreductase; translated protein: MKYKKIAVVGSGISGLAVAHSLKGQAEVTLFEAGDYFGGHANTVDISLPTAAGMVTHGVDTGFLVFNERTYPNLINLFAELGVETSLSDMSFSVQAPKAWGNESLEWSGSNLDTVFAQRRNLARPEFYKMLLDVLRFNKLCTHIAQQQTESALRQPLSEFLKQHQFGKAFQNWYFLPMMGCIWSCPTDQMLAFPVATMIRFCHNHGLLQISNRPRWFTVTGGSRNYVQKIVRDINDKRLNTPVQLIERDAQGVRVVTQGAAERFDEVVICTHSDQALRMLRTPSAEETQYLSAIRYQDNVAVLHTDDSVLPTRRKAWAAWNYARAESEDQESARVCLHYLLNKLQPLPYEQAVVVSLNPAQAIDSSKVIRTFDYAHPVFDLAAIDAQQHIHRIQGQQHTWYAGAWLGYGFHEDGLKSGLAVARELLLKVHA
- a CDS encoding glutathione peroxidase — encoded protein: MANFKALQRILALAILLAMPAAWAQSTAAMPTASAACPTLLNHTFARLQDEKPQSLCQYSGKVILVVNTASYCGFTPQYKGLEALYDKYKDRGLVVLGFPSNDFAQEKATNQEIADFCENTFGVKFPMFTKTAVTGEAAVPFFKQLAQAPGQRPKWNFYKYLIGRDGKLIDSYNSMTSPDSRSLVQALEKSLAGKPS